A genomic region of Leptotrichia hofstadii contains the following coding sequences:
- a CDS encoding class I SAM-dependent methyltransferase has protein sequence MGIKLDNVSETMLVTLYARAKDANSKNPILNDKKSFEIFSQLDYDFSKFQKAWASYYGILSRAKVMDNQVRKFMEKYPDCVIVSIGSGLDTRFLRVDNGKIRWYNLDLPEVIEERKLFFGPNERVTDISKSAFDSSWTKEIKLNGKKLLIISEGVLMYFEEKQIKEFLEMLTDSFDSFEAQFDLLYKGTVKATKHHDVLKNMDATFKWGVKDGSEVVKLNPKLKQTGLINFTDEMKLHLPGWKKLFIPFFYIVNNRLGIYTFEKF, from the coding sequence ATGGGAATAAAACTTGACAATGTTTCTGAAACTATGCTTGTTACCTTATATGCACGTGCAAAAGATGCTAACAGCAAAAATCCAATTTTAAATGACAAAAAATCTTTCGAGATTTTTTCACAGCTGGATTATGATTTTTCAAAATTTCAAAAGGCCTGGGCTTCATACTATGGAATTCTGTCACGTGCAAAAGTCATGGACAATCAAGTAAGAAAATTTATGGAAAAATATCCAGATTGTGTGATTGTCTCCATAGGAAGCGGTCTTGATACTCGATTTTTAAGAGTTGACAATGGGAAAATACGATGGTATAACCTTGACTTGCCTGAAGTGATTGAAGAAAGAAAGTTATTCTTTGGGCCTAATGAAAGGGTTACTGACATTTCAAAATCGGCATTTGATTCGAGCTGGACTAAGGAAATTAAGTTAAATGGTAAAAAACTGCTTATCATTTCAGAAGGTGTTCTCATGTATTTTGAGGAAAAACAGATTAAAGAGTTTTTGGAAATGCTGACTGACAGTTTTGATTCTTTTGAAGCCCAATTTGACTTGCTTTATAAAGGAACAGTAAAAGCGACAAAACATCACGACGTACTAAAAAATATGGACGCAACTTTTAAGTGGGGAGTAAAGGACGGAAGTGAAGTTGTAAAATTAAATCCAAAATTAAAGCAAACTGGACTTATTAATTTTACCGATGAAATGAAATTGCATCTTCCTGGATGGAAAAAATTATTTATTCCGTTCTTCTATATTGTTAATAACAGACTAGGAATCTATACTTTTGAAAAATTTTAA
- a CDS encoding ABC transporter ATP-binding protein gives MKELKYLLSLSGKHRIKLIFSAIFSIIGTTLSAVPYLLVYQIVLELFKTNIDYLKIKFCVFIAIFFIIVKIIMQILSGVFSHIAAFSILYKIRIDLIEHLSKLNMGFFKKNMTGKLKKIINEDIEKLELFIAHQIPDLSSALVTPIIFLGIMIYFNWKLTLVLFIPIILSIMAQGKMFQSYGSRVEHYYTLLANLNATIMEYINAMNVMKAFNLTAKSFKDYRDITQEYADYWIELTELSVPFYSIFLCLTDSGLLFIIPVGGLMLFYNQISVSVYILFILMSTIFLSSLKALFDLAHHLSALTKGLGKIMEINGEQEQKSGNTNFPSNFSGFIKYENVNFAYKNKNVINDFSLEIKAGTSTALVGSSGSGKTTIGLLLGRFWDINSGKITIDGTDIKDFAYTGLADNVSFVFQDTFMLHDTIFENIRMGKDYSLEEVENAAKKAQIHNFIMSLPQKYETVIGEGGIKLSGGEKQRISIARAILKNAPIIVLDEVTSYSDIENEAKIQEALRTLLKGKSAIIIAHRLYTIKNADNIVVMNKGRITEQGTHKKLLQNKSEYWHLWNLYSDNDLMKNKEI, from the coding sequence ATGAAAGAATTGAAATACTTGCTAAGTCTATCTGGTAAACATAGGATAAAGCTGATTTTTTCAGCAATATTCAGTATAATTGGTACAACATTATCTGCTGTCCCTTATCTTCTTGTGTATCAGATTGTTTTGGAGCTTTTTAAAACAAATATTGATTATTTGAAAATAAAGTTCTGTGTATTTATTGCAATATTTTTTATAATTGTAAAAATAATTATGCAAATTTTATCAGGTGTTTTTTCACATATTGCGGCTTTTTCAATTTTGTATAAGATTCGGATTGATTTGATTGAGCATTTGTCAAAGCTGAATATGGGGTTTTTTAAGAAAAATATGACTGGAAAACTGAAAAAGATTATTAATGAGGATATTGAAAAATTGGAACTCTTTATTGCACATCAGATTCCAGATTTATCATCGGCACTTGTAACTCCGATAATATTTTTAGGGATTATGATTTACTTTAACTGGAAATTGACACTTGTTTTATTTATTCCAATTATTTTGAGCATAATGGCACAGGGAAAAATGTTTCAAAGTTATGGAAGTCGTGTTGAACATTATTACACTCTTCTTGCAAACTTAAACGCTACTATTATGGAATACATAAATGCAATGAACGTTATGAAAGCATTTAATCTTACTGCTAAATCATTCAAGGATTATCGGGATATTACTCAGGAATATGCAGATTACTGGATTGAGCTTACAGAACTAAGTGTGCCGTTTTACTCGATTTTTCTCTGTCTAACTGATTCGGGGCTGCTTTTCATTATTCCCGTTGGCGGACTTATGCTGTTTTATAATCAAATTTCAGTATCTGTGTATATTTTATTTATTTTAATGAGTACAATTTTTTTAAGCTCATTAAAGGCATTATTTGACTTGGCACACCATCTTTCCGCATTAACTAAAGGGTTAGGGAAAATTATGGAAATCAATGGGGAACAGGAGCAAAAATCTGGAAACACAAATTTCCCTTCTAATTTTTCAGGTTTTATCAAATATGAAAATGTAAATTTTGCATATAAAAATAAAAATGTTATAAATGACTTTTCCTTGGAAATAAAGGCTGGAACTTCAACTGCACTTGTCGGGTCTTCTGGCTCAGGAAAAACAACGATAGGACTTCTGCTTGGAAGATTTTGGGATATAAATAGCGGGAAAATAACGATTGACGGAACTGATATTAAGGACTTCGCTTACACAGGATTGGCTGATAATGTTTCATTCGTATTTCAAGATACATTTATGCTTCACGACACTATTTTTGAAAATATAAGAATGGGGAAGGATTATTCGCTGGAAGAAGTGGAAAATGCAGCAAAAAAGGCACAAATTCACAATTTTATAATGTCTTTGCCTCAAAAATATGAAACTGTGATTGGAGAAGGCGGGATTAAGTTAAGCGGAGGGGAAAAGCAGAGAATTTCAATAGCTCGTGCCATTTTAAAAAATGCCCCAATTATTGTGCTAGACGAAGTTACTTCCTACTCCGACATTGAAAACGAAGCCAAGATTCAGGAGGCTTTACGTACTTTACTAAAAGGAAAATCTGCCATTATCATCGCTCACAGGCTTTACACAATAAAAAATGCCGATAATATCGTTGTAATGAATAAAGGACGTATTACCGAGCAAGGTACTCACAAAAAGCTTCTGCAAAACAAGTCTGAATACTGGCATTTATGGAATTTATATAGCGATAATGATTTGATGAAAAATAAGGAAATTTAG
- a CDS encoding acyltransferase: protein MVKSKDRFFNFDILKCIAISMVLFIHIVASELYNYGKISGNRWMMANIADSFSRMCVPIFVMVSGFFLLRKDEDVKIFFKKRFAKILPKFFVYSVIFFIFTIIFKGVKDNELFSVFFRKSTYKTIILIFFQKESYNNFFSNFFQGKIYYHLWYIYMILSLYLITPFLRKVVAKIDRKSINYLVFIWIIFMILVPFLNVIFKKNIKIYSPAGQYVGYFLIGYLLAKKPLNMKKWKKYTGFLIAVSLTVFLTYIFTKSSGKFFDYFYDYHSVSVFIATVFLYDYIVNIFDGEKVLGKVKGIIKPISAKTYDIYLIHPIFLFFCERILKSRMNYFLYIIITFLIVFLLSFFTSEILDRIYNFLAGMNKWREKYGRKKD, encoded by the coding sequence ATGGTTAAAAGTAAAGACAGATTTTTTAATTTTGATATTTTAAAATGCATTGCAATTAGTATGGTTTTATTTATTCATATCGTTGCAAGCGAGCTATATAATTATGGTAAAATATCTGGAAACAGATGGATGATGGCAAATATTGCAGATTCATTTAGCAGAATGTGTGTGCCGATATTTGTTATGGTTAGTGGATTTTTTCTGTTGAGAAAAGATGAGGATGTGAAAATATTTTTTAAAAAAAGATTTGCAAAAATTCTTCCTAAGTTTTTTGTATATTCTGTTATTTTTTTTATATTTACAATAATTTTTAAAGGTGTTAAAGATAATGAATTATTTTCAGTTTTTTTTAGAAAATCAACTTATAAGACTATAATTTTGATTTTTTTCCAGAAAGAAAGTTATAATAATTTTTTTTCAAACTTTTTTCAAGGAAAAATTTACTATCATTTGTGGTATATTTATATGATATTGTCGCTTTATTTGATAACTCCGTTTTTACGAAAAGTTGTAGCAAAAATTGATAGAAAAAGTATTAATTATCTAGTTTTTATATGGATAATATTTATGATTTTAGTACCATTTCTAAATGTGATTTTTAAGAAAAATATAAAAATATATTCTCCAGCTGGGCAATATGTAGGTTACTTCTTAATTGGCTATTTACTTGCAAAAAAGCCTTTGAATATGAAAAAATGGAAAAAATATACAGGTTTTTTAATAGCAGTGTCACTAACTGTCTTTTTAACATATATATTTACAAAATCAAGTGGAAAATTTTTTGACTATTTTTACGATTATCACTCAGTTAGTGTATTTATAGCCACAGTTTTTCTTTATGATTATATTGTAAATATTTTTGATGGAGAAAAAGTTTTAGGCAAAGTAAAAGGAATTATAAAGCCTATATCAGCAAAAACTTATGATATTTATTTAATTCATCCGATTTTTTTATTTTTTTGCGAAAGAATATTAAAATCCAGAATGAATTATTTTTTATATATAATTATTACGTTTTTAATAGTATTTTTACTATCATTTTTTACAAGTGAAATATTAGATAGAATATATAATTTTTTAGCTGGAATGAATAAATGGAGGGAGAAATATGGCAGAAAAAAAGACTAG